The following coding sequences lie in one Desulfitibacter sp. BRH_c19 genomic window:
- a CDS encoding 2-oxoacid:ferredoxin oxidoreductase subunit gamma — translation MLQEIIIAGFGGQGVMSMGQLLAYAGMLEGKHVSWIPSYGPEMRGGTANCAVTISDMEIGSPIVSEPNSVIVLNLPSLIKFEPTLVPGGLLLLNTLVAGQKYTRKDVSGYEIPAVEIADRLGNTKVANMVMLGAYLKATNVVSVDSVIESLKKVLPQRRHNLIPLNRQALELGASELK, via the coding sequence ATGCTTCAGGAAATAATTATTGCCGGTTTCGGCGGTCAAGGTGTTATGTCCATGGGGCAGCTACTTGCTTATGCAGGAATGTTGGAGGGAAAGCATGTATCCTGGATACCTTCATATGGTCCTGAAATGCGAGGCGGAACAGCAAACTGTGCTGTTACTATTTCAGATATGGAAATTGGTTCTCCCATTGTAAGTGAACCAAACTCAGTTATTGTGTTAAATCTACCTTCACTAATAAAATTTGAACCTACCCTTGTGCCAGGTGGGTTGTTGCTGTTAAATACGCTGGTAGCAGGTCAAAAATATACAAGAAAAGATGTAAGTGGATATGAAATTCCAGCTGTAGAAATTGCAGATAGGCTAGGCAACACCAAAGTAGCCAATATGGTAATGCTTGGGGCCTATCTGAAGGCAACTAATGTTGTTTCGGTAGATTCTGTAATTGAATCTTTAAAAAAAGTTTTGCCTCAGAGACGTCATAATCTAATTCCACTAAACCGCCAAGCCTTAGAATTAGGAGCTTCTGAACTAAAATAG
- a CDS encoding 2-oxoglutarate oxidoreductase has translation MANEFKKSKALTDKKFHYCPGCSHGVIHRLVAEVIEELDVIDRTVGIASVGCSVTAYDYFNVDVVQAAHGRAPAVGTGVKRVHPNNVVFTYQGDGDLAAIGMSEIVHAAIRGEKLTTIFVNNTTYGMTGGQMAPTTLIGQKATTAPSGREVKDYGYPVKMSELLSTIEGAAYISRVSVHTPAHVNKAKKAIKKAFETQMRGEGFSLVEILSTCPTNWGMTPVDSLKWVNDNMIPYYPLGEFKTPAEVI, from the coding sequence ATGGCTAATGAGTTTAAAAAATCTAAAGCATTAACTGATAAAAAGTTTCATTATTGTCCAGGGTGCAGCCATGGAGTTATCCATCGATTGGTAGCTGAGGTAATAGAGGAACTAGATGTTATAGATAGGACTGTAGGAATAGCTTCAGTTGGATGCTCTGTTACAGCCTATGATTATTTTAATGTTGATGTGGTTCAAGCTGCCCACGGAAGGGCTCCAGCAGTAGGAACAGGTGTAAAAAGGGTGCATCCAAATAATGTGGTATTTACCTACCAAGGTGATGGTGATTTGGCTGCAATTGGTATGTCAGAGATAGTGCATGCAGCTATTAGGGGTGAAAAACTGACTACTATATTTGTAAATAATACCACATATGGAATGACAGGTGGGCAAATGGCTCCTACTACATTAATCGGTCAAAAGGCTACTACAGCTCCAAGTGGCAGAGAAGTCAAAGATTACGGATACCCAGTAAAAATGTCCGAACTATTAAGCACTATTGAAGGTGCAGCTTATATTTCTAGAGTATCTGTCCACACTCCTGCTCATGTAAACAAAGCAAAGAAGGCCATAAAAAAAGCATTTGAAACCCAAATGCGAGGAGAAGGCTTTTCATTAGTAGAAATACTTTCAACATGTCCAACTAATTGGGGAATGACACCTGTAGATTCATTGAAATGGGTAAATGACAATATGATTCCTTATTATCCATTGGGAGAGTTTAAGACCCCTGCGGAGGTGATTTAA